A single region of the Pararge aegeria chromosome 18, ilParAegt1.1, whole genome shotgun sequence genome encodes:
- the LOC120631714 gene encoding transcription factor VBP-like, protein MALWTPYAESTALDLTVKCKAERITPEPHPTEYHSYETTVYQPHSVPYPYMGYPVYVPMGETPVSPVSSCTSYPKSVSPPRNGMISPPESPVSINERKRPSYMMDVDLLSDDPDFQAFERDALRAMAEKNGGTLLGNNPRMRRAVQTSQTADDSYRKQRERNNFAAKQSRDRRKLREIHLALKVTYLKNEVAKLKSLLGNQTCVRCRQPCMC, encoded by the coding sequence ATGGCTCTATGGACGCCTTACGCTGAAAGTACAGCGTTAGACCTAACAGTGAAGTGCAAAGCGGAAAGGATAACGCCCGAACCACACCCAACGGAATACCACAGTTACGAAACCACAGTTTACCAGCCACATAGTGTCCCATACCCTTATATGGGGTACCCTGTATACGTGCCTATGGGAGAAACCCCCGTATCACCTGTTTCTTCGTGTACAAGTTATCCAAAATCCGTCAGCCCTCCAAGAAATGGAATGATATCACCACCAGAGTCACCGGTTTCTATCAACGAGAGGAAGCGACCGAGTTATATGATGGACGTTGATTTGCTATCCGATGATCCAGACTTCCAAGCGTTTGAGAGAGACGCGCTGAGAGCTATGGCTGAGAAGAACGGTGGAACTCTACTGGGCAATAACCCACGCATGCGCAGAGCTGTGCAAACGAGTCAAACTGCTGACGACTCGTATAGGAAACAGAGGGAAAGGAATAACTTCGCGGCAAAACAGAGTAGAGATAGGAGAAAGTTAAGAGAGATCCATCTTGCTTTGAAAGTTACATATTTGAAGAACGAAGTCGCTAAGTTAAAAAGCTTATTAGGAAATCAAACATGTGTTAGGTGTCGACAGCCCTGCATGTGTTAG
- the LOC120631679 gene encoding transcription factor VBP-like, with translation MCPAGSGLTLPREHFAAPPTAGTNYRDTRQSLFIHNGCTMALWTPYAEEALDLTKNKQESPERDRCFRPTVPDLRYSRVSPELEENRYYNYAYEYTVPSSQVSPDESLFYRKVPSPPRSFDSLDVDTLSDDVEYQAFERDALRAMAEKNGGALLGNNPRMRRAVQTSQAADDSYRKQRERNNHAAKQSRDRRKLREVRLAFQVTFLKKKIADLRTRIDEKVCVRCQQQCRC, from the coding sequence ATGTGTCCCGCAGGTAGCGGATTAACCCTACCACGCGAACACTTCGCTGCCCCGCCCACTGCCGGGACCAACTATCGGGACACTCGACAATCGCTGTTTATACATAACGGCTGCACCATGGCCCTTTGGACTCCGTACGCGGAAGAAGCGTTGGACTTAACGAAAAACAAACAGGAATCCCCAGAACGAGATCGGTGTTTTAGACCCACAGTGCCAGACTTAAGATACTCAAGAGTATCTCCCGAATTGGAAGAAAATAGATACTACAACTACGCGTACGAATACACCGTTCCGTCATCGCAAGTATCTCCCGACGAGAGTTTGTTCTACAGAAAGGTACCATCACCACCTCGTTCCTTTGATTCACTCGACGTTGACACCTTATCTGACGATGTGGAGTATCAAGCATTTGAAAGAGATGCCTTGAGGGCTATGGCTGAGAAAAACGGAGGCGCATTGCTTGGAAATAACCCTAGAATGAGACGAGCCGTCCAAACCAGTCAAGCGGCCGACGACTCCTATAGAAAACAGCGGGAAAGGAACAATCATGCAGCAAAACAGAGCAGAGATAGAAGAAAATTAAGAGAAGTTAGATTGGCTTTTCAAGTGACATTTCTGAAAAAGAAAATCGCGGACTTAAGGACCCGGATCGATGAAAAAGTGTGCGTCAGATGTCAGCAGCAGTGTCGCTGTTAA
- the LOC120631340 gene encoding protein Smaug, which produces MNGTFYEQLGGVAGMFEQWGTCERTVVACALARRVPWPGLRLVQRAVEAALQNHVEDERLERDANDETLLASLLAARTDDDDEDDGDKLRQLLTMLPLLRTDNARAKGAYVAALPALVARCVDAPRRAAAPELCRQLLAYLLVHPAFSSHDHRTLTQWLRYLENHISGNRTTEAVWQQRIDPCLLPDTNIWATNNIFRRTIGKNVEFRGILDTVDNHSSYTDILQESFSKNGRDVDLSLDGEMLNFDAAIAQPKSQRSNSLTPPSSNFMQMSSSAENLSDEPFVQKPRSFSLSSEHSLSQLRPISIMYGTTGSETRLDDLRSNNFTEHPGMSTVAQWLKSLRLHKYVWLFTNISYEQMMAIDEKYLEKLGVTKGARHKILLSIKKLNERSSVLEGVQAELASSNGSVLRALERLRGVLLSPMQPASELPAAIVAALDLASKCLGGAAGASTAPDGEPEPVDPMSLHCWLIEKALHHEAFGSAEVQSSLRRLRHRLPPRQFFHLVGDAPHRRLKHSPLCRWRAPACRPARRAWPPPPRGKSHSYPPFPPAHALPRPPPPPSADDYSGLDALCLQMTEQAIN; this is translated from the exons ATGAACGGTACGTTTTATGAGCAGCTCGGGGGTGTGGCCGGGATGTTCGAGCAGTGGGGCACGTGTGAGCGGACCGTCGTGGCTTGTGCCCTGGCGCGGCGAGTGCCTTGGCCTGGACTACGCCTGGTGCAACGTGCCGTGGAGGCGGCTCTGCAGAACCACGTCGAGGACGAGCGCCTGGAGAGGGACGCGAACGACGAGACTCTGCTGGCCAGTCTGCTCGCGGCTaggactgatgatgatgacgaagatg ACGGCGACAAGCTGCGTCAGCTGCTGACGATGTTGCCGTTGCTGCGCACGGACAACGCGCGCGCCAAGGGCGCCTACGTGGCGGCGCTGCCGGCGCTGGTGGCGCGCTGCGTGgacgcgccgcgccgcgccgccgcgcccgAGCTGTGCCGCCAGCTGCTGGCCTACCTGCTGGTGCACCCCGCcttcagcagccacgaccacag AACACTGACACAATGGCTACGCTATTTAGAAAACCACATCTCTGGCAACAGAACAACGGAAGCTGTCTGGCAGCAGAGAATAGACCCGTGCCTCCTGCCCGACACTAACATTTGGGCCACCAATAACATCTTCAGGCGGACGATCGGCAAGAACGTCGAGTTCAGGGGAATACTTGACACAGTAGACAACCATTCGTCTTATACGGACATTTTACAGGAATCCTTTTCCAAGAACGGAAGGGACGTAGACCTAAGTTTGGATGGAGAGATGTTGAACTTCGACGCGGCCATAGCGCAGCCTAAATCCCAAAGATCAAACAGTTTGACTCCTCCATCGAGTAATTTCATGCAGATGTCTTCATCAGCAGAGAATTTAAGCGACGAACCGTTCGTCCAGAAACCCAGAAGTTTTTCGTTATCTAGTGAACATAGTTTAAGTCAATTACGACCTATTAGTATAATGTACGGCACTACGGGTAGCGAAACCCGGTTAGATGACTTGAGGTCCAACAACTTCACGGAACACCCGGGAATGTCCACGGTGGCGCAGTGGTTGAAGAGTTTAAGACTACATAAGTACGTGTGGTTGTTCACGAACATCTCTTATGAGCAGATGATGGCGATAGATGAGAAATATCTTGAAAAATTAG gtGTAACAAAAGGTGCCCGCCACAAAATCCTCCTTTCAATAAAGAAGCTGAACGAACGTAGCTCTGTATTAGAAGGCGTTCAAGCGGAGTTGGCTTCGAGCAATGGTTCAGTGCTGAGGGCATTGGAAAGGCTGAGAGGAGTCCTTCTATCTCCCATGCAGCCAGCATCAGAACTGCCCGCTGCTATTGTAGCAGCTTTGGATCTTG CGTCGAAGTGcctcggcggcgcggcgggcgcgtcCACGGCGCCGGACGGCGAGCCCGAGCCCGTGGACCCCATGTCGCTGCACTGCTGGCTCATTGAGAAG GCGCTGCACCACGAAGCGTTCGGTTCTGCGGAAGTGCAGTCTTCACTCAGAAGGCTAAGGCACCGTCTTCCGCCACGACAGTTCTTCCACCTGGTGGGCGACGCGCCACACAGACGCCTTAAAcacag CCCGCTGTGCCGCTGGCGCGCGCCCGCGTGCCGGCCCGCGCGGCGCGCCtggccgccgccgccgcgcggCAAGTCGCACTCCTACCCGCCCTTCCCGCCCGCGCACGCCCTgccgcgcccgccgccgccgcccTCCGCCGACGACTACTCCGGCCTGGACGCGCTGTGTCTGCAGATGACGGAGCAGGCCATCAACTAG
- the LOC120631342 gene encoding zinc finger protein 182-like: MNQSLCRLCNENIGVASLFSSADAAGILLSEKVTYCAKVTVVQGDDLPANICAFCEEQLGCTYSFVLKCEDTDKKLRSLQLTVKHECEIKYDVKTEDSHTTSPDDIFDNPSECYDSPLIDNIKEEIDFGIQKKTKRKYVRTKPRKASLSKCKVCGRVCNSPSSLAIHMRSHTNEKPYGCLLCDKKYKDSGTLKRHAERNHNNERARRFICEHCGKGFYSKSDCKIHMRTHTGETPYSCSSCPARFSQVGSLQRHKLTHTGERTHVCTKCPKKFPTREELKKHYLVHSDERKHKCPLCEIQFKSSNNMRKHFRMHTDKMNKFICNYCKRCFPFKGNLQCHITKQHSSKSGHCEMCSKYFPNIKLHMLKHAGMRTVKCELCPSSFFDLKGLSTHVNFRHKFADKYKCTINDCTLKFPSQPMLDYHVMRYHKSMKPFVCDKCPRSFYRKSDMVRHKKGTHKEYMAGDEKKIYGTWS, encoded by the coding sequence ATGAATCAAAGTTTATGCCGTTTATGCAACGAGAACATTGGTGTTGCATCTCTGTTTAGCTCAGCAGATGCGGCTGGAATCCTATTGAGTGAGAAAGTTACGTATTGTGCTAAAGTAACGGTCGTGCAAGGCGACGACCTACCTGCTAACATTTGCGCGTTTTGCGAGGAGCAGCTCGGATGTACGTACAGCTTTGTCCTTAAATGCGAAGACACAGACAAGAAGCTGAGGTCTTTGCAGCTCACTGTCAAACATGAGtgtgaaattaaatatgatGTAAAAACAGAGGACTCTCATACAACTTCGCCCGACGATATTTTTGATAATCCGTCCGAATGCTACGACTCCCCACTAATTGATAATATTAAGGAAGAAATTGACtttggaatacaaaaaaaaacaaaacgaaaatatGTAAGAACAAAACCAAGAAAAGCTAGCCTGAGCAAGTGCAAGGTGTGTGGCCGTGTGTGCAACAGTCCTTCCTCATTGGCCATACATATGAGGTCACACACAAATGAGAAACCTTATGGTTGCTTATTGtgcgataaaaaatataaggatagTGGCACTTTGAAACGGCACGCTGAGAGGAACCACAACAACGAGAGGGCAAGAAGATTCATATGTGAGCACTGTGGCAAAGGGTTCTATTCAAAGTCTGATTGTAAGATACATATGAGGACACACACTGGGGAAACGCCTTATTCTTGCAGTAGCTGTCCTGCACGGTTCTCCCAAGTAGGATCTTTACAGAGACATAAGTTGACACACACTGGTGAGAGGACACATGTGTGCACAAAATGTCCTAAAAAGTTTCCCACTAGGGAGGAATTAAAGAAGCATTACCTTGTCCACTCTGATGAAAGGAAACATAAGTGTCCTCTGTGTGAAATACAGTTTAAATCTAGCAATAACATGAGGAAGCATTTTAGAATGCATACAgacaaaatgaataaatttatctGCAACTATTGCAAGCGTTGTTTTCCATTCAAAGGCAATTTGCAATGCCACATAACTAAACAACATTCGTCAAAATCTGGACACTGTGAAATGTGCTCTAAGTACTTTCCAAACATTAAATTGCACATGTTGAAACATGCAGGCATGCGTACCGTCAAGTGTGAGCTATGCCCCAGCAGCTTCTTTGACTTAAAAGGCTTATCAACGCATGTCAATTTCAGACACAAATTTGCTGACAAATATAAGTGCACTATAAATGATTGCACTCTCAAGTTTCCCTCCCAGCCCATGCTCGACTATCATGTTATGAGATATCATAAATCAATGAAACCATTTGTTTGTGATAAGTGTCCAAGAAGTTTTTATCGGAAAAGTGATATGGTAAGACATAAAAAAGGCACTCACAAAGAATATATGGCAGGTGATGAGAAAAAGATTTATGGAACCTGGTCCTAG
- the LOC120631341 gene encoding zinc finger protein OZF-like has translation MEALICRICLDKTGTISVFESESDNVQYSAKLKKMVNITVTEDDGLPSMMCEGCTSELSFSYQFVQKCEASDRALRCLSTPIELYSDLQADRHLQANIKAAEEIKNEIDDGDCHDVFDNSFLFDSSSKSGCDDERSLIKKCSKEPTYSTCKDKEDKIETVTNNKATENITRKSTRKKRGTKGPIQCVICSHIASSRSAMEIHMRTHTGEKPFMCVACNSKYPTKGSLKRHNETFHSTRERQFTCETCGSSFYRKNDIITHLRVHTDERPYVCPYCPKRFRQIASRNRHQRVHTGEKPFPCPICGKKFGHKGLVQKHQSVHSDERKYICHLCSKSMKSRTALNVHISLHTNKKQNVCSFCGTAFAMKGNLQTHIRRMHSEKSGQCSVCLKTFSDLKVHMRKHTGEKPYVCGTCNAAFTVKRSLAHHMLFKHENAGKFKCSIDDCTKSFPTATMLEFHLLKQHTNHTPYICLHCPRRFFRASDLSRHLKGTHMDLNKKCALKTILISKL, from the coding sequence ATGGAGGCTTTAATATGCAGGATATGCCTGGACAAAACGGGCACTATATCCGTTTTCGAAAGTGAATCTGATAACGTTCAATACAGTGCAAAGttgaaaaaaatggttaatattACAGTTACGGAGGATGATGGATTGCCGAGTATGATGTGTGAAGGTTGTACAAGCGAGCTATCGTTCTCTTATCAGTTCGTGCAGAAATGCGAAGCTTCCGACCGGGCTCTTCGGTGCTTGAGTACTCCCATCGAACTATATTCTGACTTACAAGCAGACAGGCATCTTCAAGCTAACATAAAGGCGGCGgaagaaattaaaaacgaaattgATGATGGTGATTGTCATGATGTATTTGACAACAGTTTCCTCTTTGATAGCTCTTCAAAGTCCGGTTGTGATGATGAAaggagtttaattaaaaaatgtagtaaGGAACCAACTTATAGCACCTGTAAAGATAAAGAAGATAAAATTGAAACTGTTACTAACAATAAAGCTACTGAAAATATCACTAGAAAATCAACTCGTAAGAAACGTGGTACAAAAGGACCCATCCAATGTGTTATTTGCAGCCACATAGCCTCCAGCCGATCCGCAATGGAGATTCATATGCGTACACACACTGGGGAGAAACCTTTCATGTGTGTAGCCTGCAATTCTAAATATCCCACGAAAGGGTCCTTAAAACGGCACAATGAAACATTCCATTCAACTCGAGAAAGACAATTCACTTGTGAGACATGTGGCAGtagtttttacagaaaaaatGATATTATAACACACTTAAGAGTACACACTGATGAAAGGCCATACGTTTGTCCTTACTGTCCCAAGAGGTTCCGTCAGATAGCTTCTAGAAATCGCCATCAAAGAGTACACACTGGAGAGAAACCATTTCCTTGCCCAATATGTGGTAAGAAGTTTGGCCACAAAGGTTTGGTCCAAAAACACCAAAGTGTCCATAGTGATGAGAGAAAATATATTTGCCATCTGTGCAGTAAATCAATGAAGTCTAGAACAGCACTAAATGTCCATATCAGCCTtcacacaaacaaaaaacagaatGTATGCAGCTTTTGTGGCACAGCCTTTGCTATGAAAGGCAATCTGCAGACACATATCCGTCGGATGCATTCTGAGAAATCAGGACAGTGTTCTGTATGTTTAAAAACGTTTTCTGACTTGAAGGTACATATGCGCAAACATACTGGCGAGAAACCCTATGTATGCGGGACCTGTAATGCAGCCTTTACTGTCAAAAGAAGTCTGGCTCATCATATGCTATTCAAACATGAAAATGCTGGTAAATTCAAATGTTCTATCGACGACTGCACAAAGTCCTTCCCTACAGCAACCATGCTAGAATTCCATTTACTAAAGCAGCACACTAATCACACTCCCTACATATGCCTGCATTGCCCTCGAAGATTCTTCCGCGCTAGTGATCTTTCGCGTCATTTAAAAGGCACCCACATGGATTTGAACAAAAAGTGTGCACTAAAAACTATCTTAATATCtaagctttaa